One segment of Anastrepha obliqua isolate idAnaObli1 chromosome 3, idAnaObli1_1.0, whole genome shotgun sequence DNA contains the following:
- the LOC129242121 gene encoding uncharacterized protein LOC129242121: MAEISTDELKAEIHAILDTADLSVVSVKKVREQVEKKLNCSLLSRKKEFDSIVMDFINQPQGESESSQEEEEEVSEVEEVEKKTAKKRPQPTQRKAATKQKKRKAVNDSDSGSESDSGSDSDYEVPKKKGPKKKAGGASGGGGGSGRKSTGFTRPYTLSPELSALMGAESLPRHVVVKKVWAIIKERNLYDPKNKQFAICDDELMKVMKVKRFRTFGMLKHLKPHFLD; the protein is encoded by the coding sequence ATGGCTGAAATTTCAACTGATGAATTAAAGGCAGAAATCCATGCCATACTGGATACTGCGGATCTCTCGGTTGTGTCGGTGAAGAAAGTGCGTGAGCAAGTGGAGAAGAAACTTAATTGTTCCCTACTGAGTCGTAAGAAGGAATTCGATAGTATTGTTATGGATTTTATTAACCAGCCACAAGGGGAAAGCGAATCTTCGCAAGAGGAAGAAGAGGAAGTTTCTGAAGTggaagaagttgaaaaaaagactGCAAAAAAGCGGCCTCAGCCTACCCAGCGCAAGGCAGCAACTAAACAGAAGAAGCGAAAGGCCGTAAACGATTCTGATTCAGGGTCGGAATCAGATAGTGGTTCAGACTCGGATTATGAAGTACCAAAAAAGAAGGGCCCGAAGAAGAAGGCTGGTGGTGCTAGCGGCGGCGGTGGCGGTTCTGGTCGCAAATCAACTGGGTTTACGCGACCTTACACACTATCCCCAGAATTGTCAGCACTAATGGGCGCTGAATCACTACCGCGTCACGTAGTGGTCAAAAAAGTGTGGGCCATAATAAAAGAACGCAATTTATACGATCCGAAGAATAAACAATTTGCGATTTGCGATGACGAATTAATGAAAGTGATGAAAGTTAAACGCTTCCGTACATTTGGCATGTTGAAACACTTGAAGCCACATTTCCTTGATTAA